Genomic DNA from Hordeum vulgare subsp. vulgare chromosome 2H, MorexV3_pseudomolecules_assembly, whole genome shotgun sequence:
CACACTGCCAGGACCTTGTTCTTGATTTGTCACACTGCCAGCCCTTGGTGGTGGCAGTCCAGCCTTTTTGTGCTTGCAACCCCTGGTGTTGTGGTCTGCCTCACCACACTAAGAACAATGCATGATGACACCATgccttgttattttcttccctcccCTTCTATgatcaacctctccaggtgcttgTCTTCTTCTGGTACATGGTGTACCCACATGCTTCTGGTACAATGGTGGCTGAATTGGGGGCCCATGTAAATCCTCGCACTCTCTCCTATCTTTGCAAGGATATATAATATTACCATATGCCCTCTTGAACATCTCCTTTGAGTAGCAAGGGTCAACCATCAAAAGAGGATCAATTCTGTCATTCCTGCAGCAGGCTATGACATGAGAGCATGGAACCCCTGATTTATGTATCCTTATGCAGGTGCATGTTCTCTTATGCATGTCCACAATGTAATCAACTCCTCTATCACCTACTAGAAAAAGGCCATCTCCTGATccctccacatagcatgtgtttgcaAATTCTGTTGCCTTCTCAACCTTCTTCCTGATCTTTGGGAAAATATCACCAGGCCATTTATCTGACTCCATCTGCTTGTTGTAATGCCTTGTCATTAGCTGTCTATAAATCCTATCAACCATGCTAAGTATTGGTAGTTCCCTAGACTCCAGAATGTacctgttgaaaacttcacatatgTTGTTTAGCAGAATATCACATTTGGGCAAGTCTTTCTGAAAAGCTTTAACCCAAGTATCAGGTTCTAGCTCTTGCAACCACTTGTAGGCATCAACATTCAGTAGCTTCATTTCCTCCATGCCTTGTTCATACAGCTGAACTGTGTTACTCCTTGCTATCTTCCATAGTTGATTCTTCAATACATGACCCTTGAAAGATTGCTGAAAGTTTTGCCACATGTGCCTAACACAAAATCTGTGTTCTGCTTCAGGGAACAATTCTTCAACTGCATTGATGAGCCCCTTTTGTTTGTCTGACATTATGGTCCAAGGTTCAGTGTTTATGATGCCTAGATCTCTTTTCAATGTGTCAAGAAACCATGCCCAGTTAAGGGTATCCTCAACCTCAACCACAGCTATTGCTATTGGAAATATGCAGTTGTTTGGATCTACACCAACAGCTGCAACACTCTCAAAAACCTGGCCTACATGGAATGTTGGCCTATGTAGATCCTCTGGTCTGAAAGTCCTGAACTTCAAATGCAACTCTTCATCATCTGAATCAGGTGCCCACAAATCTTCACCTTCAGACAAGTCTTCATCTGAATCATACTTCTGTTTGCCTTTGTCTTGAGCTTTAGGTTGCACTTGATCCCCTTTATGCTTTGCTCTCTCATTACTTTTGTTTTCCTGCCTCTGTTCTGGTTCATCCTCATCTACATTATCTGCatacaagtcatcatcatcattgcctatTTCATTGTCACTGTCCACAAGTAGACCAGGGTCATAATCCTCATCATCTGTGTCAGTACCTGCATCCTCTTCTTCCATTGCATAAGTGCATTTGCTCTCCCTAGCACTCATCCTCATAGATGTGCTGCCTCCAACATCCTCTGCTTGCATTTCAGTATTTGCCTCTGTTTCTTGCTTAGGGAATATAACCTGCAGGGGAATTAGTGCCCCTATCTCTGGCTCTGCATCTGCTTGCTCTGTTTCTGCCCCTGCCTTTGCTTGCTCTGTTTCTGCCCCTGCCTCTGCTTCATCTGTTTCTCCCCCTGCCTCTGCTTCCTCTATTTCAGACTGAACACTACTGCTGGGAATCCTCTTTGCAGAGCTGATAACTGGAGGCAAATGTGCTCTTGGATAGTGCACAACATCATCTTCATTTGAATTTGCCTGCAAGCTGTCATCATGATCTAGATATATACTGAAGAAATGGTGCCCAATATCAACAAACACCATCATTATGTCTGTCTGCTCCTCATCACTAAGTTCTCTTAGACCATTTGTATTGGGTGTAAGGATGGGCACACAGTAGAATACTTTGAGCCTCCCTGCCATCTCATAACCTATTTCCTCAACTAGGCTTTCAATGAGAATTGGTGACCAGGTTACCTTCTCCACATTATCATACCAGATGGCTCGACCATTCACATAAGCACGGTTCCTCCCATGCCCAACAAAAAATCCACCATGATTAATTTCAACAGAGAAATTTCTGCTTCTACGACCTGATGCACCAACACATAGACAGCAAGCATCAGAATCGGctgtatatacattttattaaaaGAGATAAAACCCTAAGCCCCAATTCTCCTACCCCCAAATCCCATACCAAAACCCTAGAACAATCGGTCCTGACTAAGAACAACAACACATCTACAAAGGCAATGCGGCCCTAAAAGGTTGGCTTTTGAACATCAAAACGCTCGGATTCTTGAGGAAATAGGACTTACTGTACACGGGGGGAGGTCCCCCTTCTGGACGACGAACAGGGGCCATCGACGTCGGGTCCAACGggaagaaggagtgccgcggcGGTGCCTCGTGGACGACGCACGAATTCAGCCCCTCGCCACGACTATACCGCCGACGATCGCCGGGGCGACGACTCCCCTATCTCTGCACGAAGACGAACAGGGGAcgtgattggaggaggaggaggagggatgaTTCGGGATTAGGTGATGCCTGAGGGGCTATTCGCATATTTCCACTGCCGCCGCGCCGCGGATCGCCACCTGTCCCCAACGATCGGTCAGCACGTGGTCAACTAGGCATGTACGCACCGCATACGTGCTACAGTGACCGTACATTCACGTCCCATCGTATACAGTGACCGTAACGAGCGTATTCCAATGGTTAGTGACCGTATCGTGCTTTCGTCCCAAATATAGTGACCATGAGTGTATTTATCTCATAATAAAGCACGCAGTGCTTTTGTCATCCGTCATGGTCGTTTTACAAAAAAGTCCTTCTATTTAGTGGTAATTAATCCCACGGTCCCTATTTAAGTGAAAAAAACGTGCGAGATGCAGCGGCGACGGGCGACGCGGCAGCTGGGGCTTCGGTCGGTGGATCTGGCCGGGGAAAAGGGTGGCGCGacgagggggtcgccgggggcgcgacgggcggcgcggcgagggggtcgccgggggcGCAGGGGCTTCGACTCGGTGGATCTGGTCgggggaacgggcggcgcggcgagggggtcgccgggggcACGACGGGCGACGCGACGGCTGGGCGCGGGGGCTTTGGCTCGGTGGATCTGGCCGGGGGAACGGCGGCAGAGCGACCAGCGCGCCCCGTCTACGTCTTCCCCTCCCTTCAGCTCGTCAAAGCTGAAAGGCCAGCGGTGGTGGAATGGGCGGACGAGGCGAGGCGAGGTCGGCATCCATGACGACCTCCTCAacgcctctcctcctcccccacgCCCCGACGCCGGCGGCGCGGGACGAGGTGCGGCGGCAGGTGGGGCTCGCGGCGCCGCTGGTGGCGTACAGCCTGCTGCAGTACAGCCTGCAGGTGGTCTCCGTCATGTTCGCCGGACACCTCGGCGAGCTTCCCCTCTCCGCCGCCTCCGTCGCCACCTCCTTCGCCAACGTCACCGGCTTGAACGTCCTGGTAAGCTGTGTCGTTACCAAACCAAGCCTCGTGTTGCTACTTGTGAAGCTTGAAAAAATGTTCCCAGAGCTGAAATTGTTTCCGAAGTTCAAAGGAAGAGCGAGTTGTTAGGAGTAGTTTTTAATGCATCGTgggtaaaattatcagaaaatcaGTATGCTTATTATGTGACCAGCAGGCACAAAATTTTCTTGTAATACTATCAGATGATGCCTACTTTCAGTTGCAATTAGGTTTGATGAAAATTTTCACATGATCAGCTGGGAATGGGACATAAAATCCTTTTTCCAAGCATGATTAGCCAACATAATGATAGAACTAACCTCTACCCTGAGAGAATCACAAAGCTATTCACCCATAAACATTGAAATATTTGCAATACCAGCCCAGTAAAAGGATGCAACCAGAGAAGTTACTAAGTTCGTATAGATAAGAGAAACAGGATCATGCCAATGTCCTTCTGTTCATTGTCCTCAAGGATACCTACCCGGATGCTGTGTAATCGTAATCTTGATGTCGGTATCGCTTGGTTTGTATTTCAGAATTTCTGGACAAAGAAGTAGTATCCTGTAATATTTGTGCTGCACCAAAAGCCTCAACCTTGCGCTACAAGTCAAAACTCCATACATCAGAATGCATATAGTCGCTTAAAAATACATCCACAAAAGAAAAAGGGAGATGCTGAATAAGATAAGTAACAACCTTAGCAATTAATGAAAGGAAATATTCTCCTTTGTTGCGTTTGTCAGAACATGTTATCAGAAACTGCATCGAGAATGAATCAGACTAATAGTGCCATTTCATACACAGGTAATAGGCTTTAGGAAAAGAAAAGTTCAGGCAAGAGCTCAGAGATCATCTGCGTGAAACAATTACACACCTGATTAAGGACCGCAACAGCACCTGACTCAGGGAGCTCATTGAGGCTCTTTATGCAATGGATGTCAATCTGGGAAGAAAAATAGACAGGACGATGATGCTCTGTACCCACaaaaaaaacaaagataaatagGAACATTTCTAACAAATTACTTACGTCGTATGGACTACCAATTCCAAGACGTAAAATACGAAGTAAGAGTTCGTTGACGGCCGAAGGTGGTGAATTAATAGCTGCTTCATAGGGGCCGGTGACATCAGCCACCTAGGGGATAAAAATGCAGATATGTCAACGAGTATAACACTTTTTTTCCTTTCTGAAGTACGCATTTTATTCAACTCCCTCTAATCCTACACAAGAACCGAGCTGCGTGTATTGATGTCAAATCTTATACTTTATGTTTTTTTATGAAAATATAATAGGCGTTTAGAGACAAAAACCATCTCATTCAATAGTAGACAAATAGACTATATCAGAGCATCCAGAGCTGCCAGGTTAATGGCCATTCAATTTTGAAGCAACTGTACTACAACGTGCATCAGTCAAAGATTAGACCTATTAGCACAATATCGAGTCTTAATACGATGGATCTTGTGACAACTAGATGGATATACAAGTGATCTAAAGCTTTAGTACAAAATGATTATATGGTGTTTATCACCCATACCatgtttgatagtcttggagcttTCGTTCGACGATCAAGCGAATCATGTCCGTATCTGCCATGAGAATAATCTGACTTGCCTCTGAGTTAGGTGGAGCGCGTCCAGGTCGAGCTCCGCGAGGTCCCCGGAATTTGCCGCGGGATCATCAACCACCGGCGCCAATCGACAGGTGCTTCATCGGGCTCCAAATTTGAGCATTGGCTGGATCACGAGCCAGCAGCAACGACGTGCTCGTGGGGGCAGCCGGCGGTGCGATGACGGGCTGCGTGCAAAGGTCGAGGATGGCGGCAGCAACTAGTGGCTAGAGGCGTGGAGTGTGGTGGCGAGTTGGCGGCTACATGCGAGAAAAGAGGTAGGTGAGTACAGCGCCATGCCGGATCCGACTTGAGGGGTAGGTGGTGGGCTTCTTGGCCGACGGGTCGGTCGCCGGAGCagggaaggggaggggaggggaaaggGGGAAGGTGACGCCGAAGATGGGGTCCTTGGGCGCCGGTTCGACGTGGCCGAGGAGCGACGCCATGGCCCGCGCCGGGAGCATGGTCGGGGCCCCGCGCCGCCGGATAACGGAGGTCACGCGGCGGTATAGCGCCATGGCGGATCCGGCTTGAGGGGTAGGTGGTGGGCTTCTTGGGCGGTCGGTCGGTCGCCGGagcaggggaggggaggggaaaggTGGAAGGAAGGTAGGTAGATAAGCTCTGACTTGTGGTTGTACATGTGCTCGAAATCATCAATGGAAGACTGTCTTTTTTTTACTGCATTTTAGCTGCAACTTTGGTCAGATCAGATGTGCAAAACCAGTTTTGTTTGGTGTGAGAATCTTTAAATCAAGCCCTGCACAACAACTCACAGGGGGGAGAACCTCTCTCAGTTGTACCATCTATCCGGCAGCTCTAAGTGCCTTAATCCCGATTCACATCGAGCCCCGATGATAATGTCCGGGGAAGTGGTCATGTTGGTCCGGAGGGTGTGCTCCTAATACTGGCAGAATGTGTCAATAAAAAAGCACCAAGCCTTATAAACTCTTTACTTTCCGGCAATCATATTTTGAAAGTGAAAAGTATAAATATAAATTAATGTTACCTACAATAGTGACGGTGAGAATAAAATAGTAACGCCGCAAATCAAACAATGCAAACGTTTTTTAAACATTTTACAAAGATGGCAAGGCCGACAGCATAATTCTTCATGTTGAGAATTGTTAATGTGGGTCATAAATCAAACAATTACTCGTGTTATAGGCTACATGATGTGATGCTCTTTTTTCTTCCGGTGCAAGCAGCATTTTTACTAGTAATAATAAATCATAGACTGTTTTCGGTCATCCAACATCCAAATTACCATGGAAGTTGACAAGAATTACCCAACAATGCCATCCATAGGTGATAAAAACCGTTTCACACACGATAATCCCTCTCTTGTGACCCATGCAGTTCGGACCCGTATACTACGCCATGTGCGCTGAAAGATGATGCAATGCGCCAGTTTGGGCCGGCCATGTACAGGCGGCCAGTTTCTAAatgtttgttttttatttttcctttttattttccatatttatttttttactttaaaTAATATAGGATATTAAAAAAGTCATGGaaataaaaaatgatataaaatgcttaataaatcataaaatgtttgtgCATTCAAAAGAAAATTCGTGATTTTGTAAAAACAACATTgacttatttgaaaaatatttgcaacattGAAAACAAATGTCTGAAAAataataaaatgttcatgatgcacctgttgaggaacgttgcatggaaacaaaaacaatttatgcacatacaagatctatccatggtgatgaccatctacgaaagAAGACATAGGATCCACGTATctttgtagatcactaagtgaaaagcattaagaaacgcggttgatgtagttgaacgtcttcgcgataAAAAAACTCGTTGATTCTAGAAATGTTCGCCGATTCAAGAAAATTGTCTAATTTTTCACAAGAAAACAATGAATGTGGATAGTGTtaaatgttcatgaattcaaaaaatattattgattttagaaaatggtCATGAATTCAGAAGTGTTTACAAATTGTAAAAATGGTCACACTTTCAAATATGTGCACGAGTGTAAAAGAATGTTCATTATTTCCCGAAATTGAAAGTGATAGTGTATCTCGGTGATCCAACATAATCTGTTCATGGTCATTGAagattatgatttttttttctttggttacaACGTACGGTCCCTTTTGCTAGTAAGGTAAAAAGATTAGATTAGaagggcacaagttttatttcgcACTGTCCATACCGGCGTGGCGTCGCTTGGAAGATCTCGTCAGGACCTCTTCGGAGGCGGTTTTGACGAGGAGGAACTTCCAATCCAATGGTTTTGTAACAAACCTAAGGCTCCTCTGGCTTCAGGCTGGCATTGGGGATTACCCAGGCAGGAATTAGATTCCCATCCACGTCCCCGCGACGGTCTTCTCATGCCCGTTCCCATCCTCATACCCATATGCGGGGATAGAAATATTCACATCCCCATCCCCGCGAGGTTTTTAGTCCGGGTAGGGAAACCGATACGCACAATCAACAATAACCTTCGATAGCATTTCGGTTGAAAAAAAAAGGATTTCACCACAATAGACAATATGTTGTGGCTAGGTTAAGTATTTCTCGAGGCTTTTGGGCTAAATGGGTGGGATGGATTGCATTTTGGGTGGGTAAGGGCAGAAATTACCTAGGATCTAGAGTACTAATTTTAGAGCCCACATATAAAGCCTTAACGGATGAGGCAGATAATCCCGTCTTGCATGCTGGGTAAGGTACCCAAAGCCAATCCTAGGAAACAGTAAAGCTTCATAGGGTCTTTCTGTCCAGGTGCAGGTAGTCCGCATCTTCACAGACATGTCTATTTCATTGAGCCTCTCTCCGAGAAAGTACCCAGATCGTTACGCC
This window encodes:
- the LOC123428870 gene encoding uncharacterized protein LOC123428870; protein product: MALYRRVTSVIRRRGAPTMLPARAMASLLGHVEPAPKDPIFGVTFPLSPPLPFPAPATDPSAKKPTTYPSSRIRHGAVLTYLFSRIGKSDYSHGRYGHDSLDRRTKAPRLSNMVADVTGPYEAAINSPPSAVNELLLRILRLGIGSPYDIDIHCIKSLNELPESGAVAVLNQFLITCSDKRNKGEYFLSLIAKRKVEAFGAAQILQDTTSLSRNSEIQTKRYRHQDYDYTASG